The region AGCAATAACCATAAAATGCCTGGTCGCAAGGTAGTCATCAATATGGCACCGGCCGATATTCGCAAAGAGGGCTCAGCCTACGACCTTCCTTTGGCAATTGGTATTTTAGCAGCTGATGAGCAATTGAATGACCAAAAAATCGGTGACTATATCATTATGGGAGAATTGTCGCTCGATGGCTCCATATTGCCCATTAAAGGCACCTTACCAATTGCCATACAGGCCCGCAAGGAGGGTTTTAAGGGCTTTATTGTACCTGCTGAAAATGCCCGGGAGGCGGCTGTGGTTAATAAGCTTGATGTGTATGGTGTATCAGATATTAAACAGGTAATCGATTTTTTCGAAGGGCGCGGGAACCTTAAACCCACCGAGGTCGATACCCGGGCCGAGTTTTACAATGCTGTGGCCGATACAGAACTAGACTTTGCCGATGTAAAAGGACAGGAGAAAGTTAAACGTGCCCTGGAAATTGCTGCAGCCGGGGCGCATAATGCAATTATGGTAGGTCCTCCCGGTGCCGGAAAAACAATGATGGCCAAACGTTTACCTGGCATTTTGCCACCCCTGACCTTGCAGGAAGCGCTGGAAACTACTAAAATACATTCGGTTGTGGGTAAAATAGACCGCAATACTTCATTGATGACCAGCCGGCCTTTTCGCTCCCCACATCATACCATATCTGACGTCGCGCTGGTCGGGGGCGGTGCATTTCCGCAACCCGGAGAAATTTCACTGGCACACAATGGGGTGCTTTTTTTAGATGAATTGCCTGAGTTTCAAAGAACCGTATTGGAGGTGCTCCGGCAACCGATTGAAGACCGGCGCATTACCATTTCCCGCGCTAAATTTACCGTAGACTACCCGGCTAACTTTATGCTCGTCTCATCCATGAATCCTTGTCCCTGCGGTTATTTCAATCACCCAACAAAAGATTGCGTGTGCTCGGTGCCGGTGCGCCAGCGCTACCTGAACAAAATCAGCGGGCCGCTGCTTGACCGTATTGATATTCACAGCGAAATTACACCCGTGCCTTTTGAAGATCTTTCGAAACAACCCACCGCAGAAACCAGCGCCGATATTCGAAAGCGGGTGATAAAGGCACGCGAAATACAACAAAAACGCTTCGAAGGAACCGACATTTATGCCAACGCGCAAATGTCATCCCGGTTGCTCCGGCGCCATGTGGAGATCGATGAGGGAGGCAAACAGATTTTGAAAACTGCCACCGACCGTCTGGGCTTTAGTGCCCGCGCTTATGACCGTATTCTTAAGGTTTCCCGTACCATTGCCGACCTGGAAGGCAGCGAAAAGGTACAAACCCATCATTTGGCAGAAGCCATAAATTATCGCACCCTGGACCGGGAGAATTGGGCAGGGTGAAGGAGTTTGGAGTGTGCGTAGCGAGTGCAGAGTTTGAGTGATGAGTGTGGAGAGTAGTAGCGCTATAAAATTATTTTCCATAAGGGATGGAAATGCGCTGAATAGCCGAAAGGTCGTTCGTCCCGATTTTAAATTAGCGCAAAAAAAAATAATGATTTTTTGAAAAATTACTTTAAATTATATTTTGTTATATCGATTATTATTATTATTATTGAGTGTTTAATTTTAAATACTGCAATATGAAAACATTAATCAGTTATTTTTTATTAATATCACTACTAGTTAGTGCATGTGAAAAGTTAGAAGATCAAACCTCTGTTAACTATGATCAACCATTTTCAACAAAGGTTTTTATTTATGATAAAGGTAAATTTAATGCAATAAGTAAAAAAGACTTTCTGAAGAAATGGGAGCAACAAGTTTATGAGATGAAAGGCATTAATTTGACCCTTGAAAATCCTAAAATTGTAAAACAGGAAAATGGCACTTTAATTTTAGTTGCAAAAAGTACTGACGGAGCTACAAAAATGGCTACTGTTGTGACCCTTGAAAACGGGCAGATAAAATCTAATAATAGTTCTACCTGTACATGCACAGGTTGTGCGGAAGGTTGTAATCCTGAGTATATTAGTGGAAACAAGTGGAGGTGTACACCGTGTAGTGATATAACTGAAGACTGCGAAAAAAGTGTTACTGCCACTACTGAGCCTACCCCAGAGGGTGAATAAGAAATATTAATTAGTAATTTTAGAGCCTAAAATTGATTTTTTAGGCTTTTTTTATCTTGAAAAACTACGTTTTTTAAGAATATTTAGGTATAAATATTGATGTGAATTTCGGGCTTTAAAAAAACAATGGAACAAATTTTAAACTACATAAGTATTGGCGGTTCGTTTGCCCTGGCTATTTCAGGGTCGTTGAAGGCCATGGGCAAAAAGTTCGATCCGTTCGGGATTTTAATTATTGCTTTTGTAACGCCTGTGGGTGGTGGTACGTTGCGTGATATTTTGCTCACCGAGAAATCGGTTTTTTGGCTTAAAGAGACGCCCTACATCTATTTCATCATAGCCGGAACGATAATGGCGCTTATTTTTCGCAAAAGACTGACCTATTTTCATAATACCCTGATGTTTTTCGATGCTGTTGGATTGGCGCTTTATACGATTACTGGTGTTCAAATTGGCATCGATAATGACCTGAGTTTTATCAATTGTATTATTCTGGGTACGCTTACCGGTGCTTTTGGAGGTGTGGTGCGCGATATTTTAGTTAATGAGGTACCGGTGATCTTTCACAAGGAAATTTATGCTACTGTGAGTATTGTAGGGGGAATATTTTACTGGGCTCTTGCTCGGTTTAATGTTTCGAATCCTTTTTTGCAGATTGCACCTATTCTGTTTATTATAGCCGCTAGAATTCTCATAACGTATTATAAGCTAGCATTCCCATCGATTTATGGAAAAAAATAAAAAAGAGGGGCTGTCTAGAAAGTCAAAAGTCGTCGTCATTCCGAGAGGCAAAAATTTTTAAATGTAGTAATGCAGAATGATGTATAACTTTTTCAGGTTTATAATTGAAATTTATATTCTAAATCTTTTAAATTATTTCACGCCACGATCGCCACGAAAAATACGCAACGAACGCTAGGAGTACAACGTTGCAGTCGCTGCGTCTTCGTTGCGAACGTTGCGTGAAACTTTTTTAGATACGTTGGTAGGAGGTACGACGAAGGAATGACGGTTTCAAACCTTTTTAGACACTCTCTTCTTTTTGTGTGCCGTGCATTCTAATAACTAGGTGGTGTAAGTCCACTATGGGGGGGGGTATAGTCGCCAATCATTAACCCAAAGCAAGGGTGTCCATCGTGAGGTGGAATCTGAAAGAATCTGGCGGTAAAACTCTGCCCCGAGGAACACGAATCGTATCAGGCATATCCAGATGGATGAGATTGCAAAACAAATCGAAGTCCCAGGACTATACGAAATCTGGAGTGTAAATGCGGCGGGAACATGGAGAGAAAGTATATTGTCTTACCATGGGAGGTTTCAAAGACATGTGGAAACGGAGTATGAAGCATTGTTGAAATAAGATTTGCTGTTAGAACCGTAGCGAAGCGGAGCTCATGACCGTAGAGAATAACTCAGCCGAAGCCATAGTATCCCGATACTTCTAATTAGGAGAAGGGCAGAACCTTAGGTACCAAATTAATGAAGATTACCAAATGAATGATGGAAAGCAGAAAATATCGAAAGATAGCTACCATCAAAAAGTTGGTGCGGAACATCGAGGATATGATGAAGTGCCGATTTCCATTTGGATAACTGAAAATAATGAAGAAACACCATTACAGGAGGACGGATTATTTAGGAGAGATACTCAATCCTTATAATTTGAACAGGGCTTGTTTACGAGTAGTTCGAAATAAAGGGATTTATGGTGTCGACGGAATGGAAGGCCCTAGGCTTAAGGAGTACCTAAAAAGCAAACGGTTCTGACCTGATAAAAACCATAAAATCCGGCAAATACCGTCCAAATCCGCTACGCAGGGTAGCAATACCCAAGACAAAACAGGTAAACGACCGTTGGGTATTCCCACAGTCGTAGACCGCTTTGTCCAACAAGCCATTCACCAGGTACTATCACCAATTTACGAGAATGAATTTTCTGATAACAGCTTTGGATTCCGACCAAAACGAAGTACGCATAAAGCCTTACACAGATGTAAGCTTTACATATCTGAAGGATATAACTATGCTATCTCCAGGTGAGGGTGGGTTAAGGAACCGCCGTATACCGATAGCAAAGCGCATCGGGACGTACGATTGTGTAAGAGGTCGGAAAATAAAATAGGAGGAAAACTATTTTATTTTCCTCCTACTCGATTGTTTAATCAGATTGAATCTTAAAACATGAATCCAATACTACCAATAACCTGCGATTGGCGCTGGTCTGTTTTAAATGAATTGTCACCAATATTTACTTCGTCTCCCAGCTTACTTAATGGGAATTCATAGCGAACATCTACGGTAACTTTTTTCAAAATATCGATACCTACACCAACTGTCCCACCAAAAGTGGCCAGCTCAGTGGCATCAGAAAATGAGGTCAGTCCCTCTTTAACCTCTGCCTTGGCTCCCTCAACATTCGGGTCTAATTTGAAACTGGCTACCGGCCCCAGGTTAAAGCGTGCCGGTCCTAGTTTCATACCCACTAAAACAGGGATGTCAAAACTATTGTATTTTATCGTTGCTGTTGATGATTCTAATTCGCCGGCTAAATTATCAGTGTCACTGAAGTCGATAGATGCCTCCGCATGTGAGAATATCAATTCAGGTTGAATATAAATTCCCAACACTTTTAAGCGTGCAAATGCACCAAAGTGATAACCCATCTCATAAGATTTTGGCTCAAATTTGATCCCCGGTCTGTTTATGGCCTGTGGATTAATGACCTCCTGTCCATCAACAGTGATTATAAGATCATCTTCATTGGGCCCGCCAGGCAAATAATCTGGCTTAATTGTAATGTCATTTTCAATACTAAAATCATCAAAACTAACTTTTGTAGAGTTTACACCAGCTTTTACACCCCATGTAAAGATTTGGGAGAATGATGCTTGAGCAACAAGCATTACGCCTATTAGGAATACAAGTTTTTTCATAATATTCATATTTTGGTTCTATGGTAAAAGTAATAATTTAAAAAGACCCGTACATATTTTTTCAGCAACTTTTCGGTTAATGCATCAATATAAAATATGAAACCTCTATGTTTAACCATTAAACACATTTATACTAAGCTTGTCGAAGTACACGAATGGTTATTCGGAGAAGTTACAGTAAAATGCTTACTGGCAAAAAGAGAAGTTTTATCCCGATTGGTATCGGGACAGGTAATCACTACGAATATCAAAATTATAAACAAATGAATGTCACTTCCTTAAGTAGAAAAATTCTTCTTTAGTATGTTTTTCTATTGTTTTAGCTCATTAAAATATTGTTGAGGTCGTTGAATTAATTTATGCTTCGGTATGGGTTTTGTTTTAATTATATATCATGTGGATTCAAAATAAAATGCGATTGAGATTTTTGGGCTGGCTGGTTCTGGTTTTCATAATATTTGCCGGAACTCCCTCTAATGCAGCCCATATCGTTATTGACAGTACAGAGAGCAGCGATGAAATTGATTCTTTAAAAAAAGTTTATCAACAAATTGAATATGAGGGCCCGTACACAACCAGTTTTTATACAGCGCTTAGTGCTTATCCTGAATTAAAAAACACGGCCATTCATTTCAACCGTCGCAACATAAAAACCACTATGCAGTGCAGACCCAAAATTTTTTCTGTTTTCAGGAAACCCGATAAACGGGAGTTTATGATGGTATTTAATCGTAATCAGGGAAAATCACGTGGGGTGCCAATCGGTGAGCTGAGCTTTAATGCAAGGGTGGGACTTTTTGCGCATGAAATAGCCCATGTGGTAGATTATGTGAAGATGTCCAGCGGGCAGACCATCGGTCAGGGATTTAAGTATCTTACCCGCAGAGGTAAAATTGCTCTTGAGCATAAAATTGACCGGATGGTAATCTGGAAGGGTTTTGGGCATCAAATCTATCAATATGCCCATGAAGTGCTTAGCAGCGAATCTATAACAGATGACTACAGGTTAAGACGAAAACGCATATATTTGCAACCTGCAGAAATTAAGGCGCTTGTTGACATTGTTGAAAACCCATCATTAAATGTTAATAGATAGCCTTTAATTTTTAGATTTCATCAGAACAAAACGGCCTATTTTTGCATTAATAAATTCAGGGAAATGAAACCACCAATTTTAGTACGCATGCACCCCCTGAAAGTTTGAATTATTGCAATAATAGTCTGATATGTCAAAGTTTACACACCTCCATGTGCACACACAATACTCCATTCTCGATGGAGCTTCTAAGATTAATGAACTTTTGCAAAAGGCGAAAGATGATGGAATGCCGGCAGTAGCCATTACAGACCATGGCAATATGTTTGGCGTTAAAGATTTTTGGGACCAGGCGCAAAAAGTTGGTATTAAGCCTATTATCGGAATCGAAACATATGTGGCCGCAAATGGACGGCATGTAAAGGAGAAAGGTAAAGGTAACCGTGGATATCACCTCATTTTGTTGGCAAAAAATGCAACCGGATACAAAAACTTAATGAAGCTAAGTTCAATTGGCTTTACAGAGGGGTTTTATCACAATGCACGCATCGACCATGAGTTGCTCGAAAAATACCACGAAGGTATTATTGCCAGCTCGGCATGTTTGGGCGGAGAAATCCCTCAATATATTTTAATGAATCAGCCAGAAAAGGCTTATGAGCGCGCAAAATGGTTTAAAAACCTGTTTGGCGACGATTTTTACCTTGAGCTGATGCGGCATCCGGCCAAAGCCCCTCAGCAGAGAGAAGAAATATATGACCGCCAGCAACTCGTAAATAACGAGTTGATAAAAATGTCAAAAGCGTTAGACATTAAACTAATTGCCACAAACGACGTGCATTTCACGAATGGTGAAGATGCCGAAGCTCATGACAGGCTCATCTGCCTGGTTACAAATTCTCCGGTCGACGATCCAAAACGCATGCGCTATACCAAGGAGGAGTATTTTAAAACTACAAAAGAAATGCAGGAACTTTTTGCCGATGTTCCTGAAGCAATTTCCAATACCGAAGAAATTGTAAACAAAATAGAAGACCTTGAGCTCGATAGTGAACCCATTATGCCGGATTTTAGCCTTCCGGAGGGGTTTGATAATGAAAATGACTACCTCAGGCATATAACTTATGAAGGAGCAAAAGAGCGATGGGGCGATGATCTGTCTGAAAGTACAACAGAACGTCTCGATTTTGAGTTGAACACCATAAAGGATATGGGTTTTCCCGGATATTTTCTCATTGTGTGGGATTTCATTAAAGCAGCCCGGGAAATGGGGGTAATCGTTGGCCCCGGTCGTGGATCCGCAGCCGGATCAGCAGTTGCATACTGCCTTAAAATTACCAATATCGACCCCATAAAATATGATTTGCTTTTTGAGCGTTTTCTGAATCCCGACCGTATATCAATGCCCGATATCGATATTGATTTTGATGATGATGGACGGCAGGAAATCCTCGATTGGGTTGTAAATAAATATGGCGAAGACAAAGTGGCACATATCATCACCTTTGGAACTATGGCCACGAAATCTTCTATACGTGATGTGGCCCGTGTGCAGGAATTTCCGCTCAAAAGAGCCGATGAAATTGCCAAACTTGTGCCCGAAGCACCCAAAATGAATTTTAAAAAGGCCTATAAAGAAGCACCTGAGCTCAAAAAATTACGTAAAGAAGGAAACCCCGAAGAGCAGGCAGTGCTTCAATATGCCGAGAAACTAGAGGGGTCGGTGCGTCAGACAGGAGTACATGCCTGTGGTATAATTATTTCTAAAGATAGCCTCACCGAGTATATTCCTGTTTGTACCGCAAAAGATGCCAACCTCTTGGTTACCCAATACGACGGTAATTTTGTGGAGCCCGTGGGTATGCTTAAAATGGACTTTTTAGGGCTTAAAACACTTTCTATCATTAAAGAAGCACTTGAATATATTCAGGATTCCAAAGGTTTTGCGCCCGATATAGAACAGGTACCACTGGATGATGCCAAAACATTTGAACTTTATGCACGTGGCGAAACCACTGCGTTGTTCCAGTTTGAGTCGCCCGGTATGAAAAAGCACCTGCGTGCACTCAAGCCCGACCGTTTTGAGGATCTCGTGGCTATGAACGCCCTCTACCGGCCAGGCCCAATGGGCTACATCCCTTCATTCATTGATCGTAAGTATGGACGTGAAAAAATAGAGTACGACCACCCGATGATGAAAGAGTTTCTGGAAGATACCTATGGAATTACCGTCTTTCAGGAGCAGGTGATGTTGCAATCGCGCAAACTGGCAAATTTTAGTCGGGGCCAGTCAGACAGTCTTCGAAAAGCTATGGGTAAAAAGAAAAAGGCACTCATGGCTGAACTGAAAGTGAAATTTCATGAGGGTGCCCTGGCCAATGAGAAGTTTATTGAAGGCTGCAAGCAGGTAAATAAGGAACCTGAAAAGCTTATAGAAAAAATTTGGAAAGATTGGGAAGCATTTGCAGAATATGCTTTTAATAAATCTCATTCAGTTTGCTATGCCTATGTATCGTATCAAACAGCTTACCTTAAAGCACATTACCCGTCGGAGTTTATGGCTGCGGTACTCACCCGTAACCTGTCAGACATTAGTAAGGTTACCACCTTTTTAGATGAAACCCGTCACATGGGAATTGAGGTGCTCGGTCCCGATGTCAACGAGAGTGTATACAAATTTCGGGTAACACCAAAAGGGGACTTGCGTTTTGGCCTGGGAGCTGTGAAAAATGTCGGAAGTAATGTGGTAAACCATATTATTGAAGTACGGCAGGA is a window of Salinivirga cyanobacteriivorans DNA encoding:
- a CDS encoding YifB family Mg chelatase-like AAA ATPase, encoding MLVKTYGSAVFGIEATTITIEVSISQGFAFFLVGLPDSAVKESQQRIESALRSNNHKMPGRKVVINMAPADIRKEGSAYDLPLAIGILAADEQLNDQKIGDYIIMGELSLDGSILPIKGTLPIAIQARKEGFKGFIVPAENAREAAVVNKLDVYGVSDIKQVIDFFEGRGNLKPTEVDTRAEFYNAVADTELDFADVKGQEKVKRALEIAAAGAHNAIMVGPPGAGKTMMAKRLPGILPPLTLQEALETTKIHSVVGKIDRNTSLMTSRPFRSPHHTISDVALVGGGAFPQPGEISLAHNGVLFLDELPEFQRTVLEVLRQPIEDRRITISRAKFTVDYPANFMLVSSMNPCPCGYFNHPTKDCVCSVPVRQRYLNKISGPLLDRIDIHSEITPVPFEDLSKQPTAETSADIRKRVIKAREIQQKRFEGTDIYANAQMSSRLLRRHVEIDEGGKQILKTATDRLGFSARAYDRILKVSRTIADLEGSEKVQTHHLAEAINYRTLDRENWAG
- a CDS encoding trimeric intracellular cation channel family protein, encoding MEQILNYISIGGSFALAISGSLKAMGKKFDPFGILIIAFVTPVGGGTLRDILLTEKSVFWLKETPYIYFIIAGTIMALIFRKRLTYFHNTLMFFDAVGLALYTITGVQIGIDNDLSFINCIILGTLTGAFGGVVRDILVNEVPVIFHKEIYATVSIVGGIFYWALARFNVSNPFLQIAPILFIIAARILITYYKLAFPSIYGKK
- a CDS encoding reverse transcriptase domain-containing protein, which translates into the protein MPSKSATQGSNTQDKTGKRPLGIPTVVDRFVQQAIHQVLSPIYENEFSDNSFGFRPKRSTHKALHRCKLYISEGYNYAISR
- a CDS encoding porin family protein — encoded protein: MKKLVFLIGVMLVAQASFSQIFTWGVKAGVNSTKVSFDDFSIENDITIKPDYLPGGPNEDDLIITVDGQEVINPQAINRPGIKFEPKSYEMGYHFGAFARLKVLGIYIQPELIFSHAEASIDFSDTDNLAGELESSTATIKYNSFDIPVLVGMKLGPARFNLGPVASFKLDPNVEGAKAEVKEGLTSFSDATELATFGGTVGVGIDILKKVTVDVRYEFPLSKLGDEVNIGDNSFKTDQRQSQVIGSIGFMF
- the dnaE gene encoding DNA polymerase III subunit alpha, giving the protein MSKFTHLHVHTQYSILDGASKINELLQKAKDDGMPAVAITDHGNMFGVKDFWDQAQKVGIKPIIGIETYVAANGRHVKEKGKGNRGYHLILLAKNATGYKNLMKLSSIGFTEGFYHNARIDHELLEKYHEGIIASSACLGGEIPQYILMNQPEKAYERAKWFKNLFGDDFYLELMRHPAKAPQQREEIYDRQQLVNNELIKMSKALDIKLIATNDVHFTNGEDAEAHDRLICLVTNSPVDDPKRMRYTKEEYFKTTKEMQELFADVPEAISNTEEIVNKIEDLELDSEPIMPDFSLPEGFDNENDYLRHITYEGAKERWGDDLSESTTERLDFELNTIKDMGFPGYFLIVWDFIKAAREMGVIVGPGRGSAAGSAVAYCLKITNIDPIKYDLLFERFLNPDRISMPDIDIDFDDDGRQEILDWVVNKYGEDKVAHIITFGTMATKSSIRDVARVQEFPLKRADEIAKLVPEAPKMNFKKAYKEAPELKKLRKEGNPEEQAVLQYAEKLEGSVRQTGVHACGIIISKDSLTEYIPVCTAKDANLLVTQYDGNFVEPVGMLKMDFLGLKTLSIIKEALEYIQDSKGFAPDIEQVPLDDAKTFELYARGETTALFQFESPGMKKHLRALKPDRFEDLVAMNALYRPGPMGYIPSFIDRKYGREKIEYDHPMMKEFLEDTYGITVFQEQVMLQSRKLANFSRGQSDSLRKAMGKKKKALMAELKVKFHEGALANEKFIEGCKQVNKEPEKLIEKIWKDWEAFAEYAFNKSHSVCYAYVSYQTAYLKAHYPSEFMAAVLTRNLSDISKVTTFLDETRHMGIEVLGPDVNESVYKFRVTPKGDLRFGLGAVKNVGSNVVNHIIEVRQEQGKFQDIYDFVEKVDMHIVNKKNMEGLAYAGAFDCFDIERHNFFATDEKGQTLIEQLIKYGNRMKEESASAQQSLFGGADEGFKVAKPTVPQGESWTKMARMNIEKEYVGIYLSEHPLDDYKLELEHICNARFIDLQQDMESLENKEVTVGGMVTEVRHLTTKNGKPWGKLTVEDFSGSYSYALFGRDYMNFKPYMEKDWYLLIKGRVQKREWGDTNELEFKIKEISNLVDARDEKINSINIKIPIDSLTEDLVTEMYDIMEQGKGKKELQFMVFDPRKDIVIPMFSRNISVDISKELVEYLDRFPELEYSLK